In the Candidatus Omnitrophota bacterium genome, TAGGCAGGACGGCAAGGGCCGGGCGCGAAGGGCGCGCCATATCGTTCGCCACGCCGGACCAGAAAGACGACATTAAGAGCATCGAACGGATAATCAAGACTGTATTGCCGATCTCAAAGCATCCGGAATTCGCTACGGAGAGCTTCGTCTCAAGCCAGAATTTACCGCAGGGCGTCCGCGGGAGCGGCGCGAGGCCCGGCGGATTTCACCGCAGGAAACACCACTTCGCGGCGCAATTCCACCGTCCGAAAAGACATACCGGGTAACCATTTCATGATTTAAAAGGAAAGGAAGGGGCGGGGTGAAGATCAAAGAGTTGGCTATATTGGTAAAGGGAGTATCCGAAGGCGACGACGATATAAATATCACGGGATTGAGCGGCATAGAGTCCGCCCGTCTGGGAGATCTCACCTTTGCCGTGGATGAGGCGCATTTAAAAAGCGCCGAGGACAGCGACGTCTCCTGCGTCCTGACCGACGACCGCCTTAGAAAATCTACCAAGCCTCTGATAAGGGTAAAAAACCCGAAGCTCTCTTTTCTCATTATCTATAATAAATTTCACACGAAGGAGATCAAGAACGCTTTTGTGCATTCCACGGCGGTCGTCTCGGCTTCCGCGCATATCGGGAACAATGTCTGGATAGGGCCCGGGGTGGTGGTGGAGGATGCCGTTGACATAGGCGATCATACTATTATCGAATCGAACTCCGTAGTGAAGAAGAATTCCGCGATCGGGGCATTTTCCCACATCTATCCGAATGTTACACTTTATGAGAATACGAAGCTGGGGAAGAACGTCATCCTGCATGCCGGGGTTGTAATAGGGTCGGATGGGTTCGGTTATGTAAAAGATGACGGCAATATCTATAAATTTCCTCAGCTTGGGTCTGTTATCGTCGGAGATGGTGTCGAGATCGGCGCCAATACCACCATAGATCGCGGCTCTTTGAGCGATACCATAATAGGCTCGGGAACAAAGATAGATAATCTCTGCCAGATCGCGCATAATGTCAAGATCGGTAAGAATGTCCTTATAGCGGCCCAGTGCGGCATATCCGGCAGCACGGTCATCGGCAACGACGTCACTATGGCCGGCAAAGTAGGGGTGGTCGATAATGTATCGATAGGAGATAATGTGACTATAGGCGGCGGCAGCGCCGTCATAGGAGACATAAAAAAGAACTCTGTCGTATGGGGAATGCCGGCAAGGCCGATCAACCAGACAAAAAAACAGATGGCCGTCCTATCGTGGCTCACCAAAAACTTCAAAGCCGTATCAAAGTCTATAAAATAGGCCCCGCCCGGACCCGGATTTGTCTTGATTTTTGGTGAAAAAGCGGTAAAATATGAGCCGATAACGTTGTAGTAGTCCCAAGTTTGAAGGTGGGTCTGGATCGTGAATAAAGAGAAACCTTTGCTAATTAGGCGATGCCTGATAGCGAAGGTTTTTTGCGCTTAAAAGCGCCTGAAATTAATATGATAAATTTTTTATCAAAAGAACTCTTTCTTTTGGATCCCCTGGCAATATTCTTCCTTGCGGTCATAGGTTTCGTTTCGATACCCTCGGCGATATTTTCGATAGGTTATATGAGCGGCGAATCGATGGGGAAGAAACTGCTCGACTGGGCGCTCCTGGCGGCATTCATAATATCGATGTGCCTCGTAGTAACCGCAGGCAACCTCTTCTCATTCCTCATATTCTGGGAGCTGATGTCGCTCGCTTCATATTTTCTCGTAGTATCCGACTATAAGCATGAAAGGTCCATACAGGCCGGCACGATATACTTCATCATGACCCATGTGGGCACAGCCTGTCTCATGGCGGCCTTCTTCACCCTTTATAATTACAGTAATTCCTTCGATTTTTCCGCGGTCATTCAGGGGGCCGCAGTAATG is a window encoding:
- the lpxD gene encoding UDP-3-O-(3-hydroxymyristoyl)glucosamine N-acyltransferase, with product MKIKELAILVKGVSEGDDDINITGLSGIESARLGDLTFAVDEAHLKSAEDSDVSCVLTDDRLRKSTKPLIRVKNPKLSFLIIYNKFHTKEIKNAFVHSTAVVSASAHIGNNVWIGPGVVVEDAVDIGDHTIIESNSVVKKNSAIGAFSHIYPNVTLYENTKLGKNVILHAGVVIGSDGFGYVKDDGNIYKFPQLGSVIVGDGVEIGANTTIDRGSLSDTIIGSGTKIDNLCQIAHNVKIGKNVLIAAQCGISGSTVIGNDVTMAGKVGVVDNVSIGDNVTIGGGSAVIGDIKKNSVVWGMPARPINQTKKQMAVLSWLTKNFKAVSKSIK